Proteins encoded together in one Megalops cyprinoides isolate fMegCyp1 chromosome 20, fMegCyp1.pri, whole genome shotgun sequence window:
- the phc3 gene encoding polyhomeotic-like protein 3 isoform X6: MSNINSSQLPDPADSGKTDRQSPGEMDSETTVTATTAAAAATTSASTPTPTRTQAPPTSLYSAPTDRQAVQVIQQAMQRPQSMAAQYLQQMYAAQQQHLLLQTAALQQQQSLAAVQQTTLSGSRQSPSPSPSPNGSVAPSPGVSQAPITLPSSPVTAQLISRSQNSSSTAAGGAISQQAMLLGNGSPTCSQAQMYLRTQMVQSLAVRANPPSAPPAAQSVPLKASSQGTALAPSLPKMSICPLRPSQQPESSESSPGSESRATEVARLPSAHQLIVPTSYSPIQPQALLKHQLHCTPGHKGAHHQLIIQQPAGALRQVQPIALRVTAQETPPPSQHCVSIQTLTTPTAATVQSQHCVAISTAALPTEPSQSAAQQQTVVVSPAAPQSPTCQSPAIVIQPQAALVQSQPPPLRLGPAQLPSHVESLPQTAAMTTTTSSASLQASQHVFLPQATPPPPTAPPSAPPTSVQPLPLQALAVPSGQVLLSEEELPVAEALVQMPFQNLPPPQTIAVDLKVQPAAPTEPPVQGQELYEVQGTCAEEAREDGPTQARRNRTPTPPTLSPPARPEGNCEDSSAHKDSNTAVSVFSCVTSTGSTSVIRSPGESPYVNSSPPPLLPAVVRSASQPPPASLPGGPESQPPQAIVKPHILTHLIEGFVIQEGLEPFPVSRSSLMVDQQASLPDTQEVKSNGGQQQPCDAPMDTEPPENSTDSDMDDAPAAEADGAEEGAVGVLECEFCGKRGYAHTFLRSKRFCSMICVRRYNVSCTKRISLLKADKTGRWPRRTDGRRGRPPSRPDGGSREHFLRQVDVQPSREEEEEEEPPVPMTTRLRRQTELERERERERGLVRTREASGGPPGSPSAAHSNPTLWSVQEVWSFIYNLPGCQDIAEEFRLQEIDGQALLLLTEEHLMSAMNVRLGPALKICARINSLKES, encoded by the exons ATGTCTAATATTAATTCCAG CCAGCTTCCTGACCCCGCCGACTCGGGAAAGACCGACAGACAGAGTCCTGGAGAGATGGACAGCGAGACGACCGTGACCGCCACGacggccgccgccgccgccactaCCAGcgcctccacccccacccccacccgtaCCCAGgctccccccacctctctctacAGCGCCCCCACCGACAGACAGGCCGTCCAG GTGATCCAGCAGGCCATGCAGCGGCCGCAGAGCATGGCGGCGCAGTACCTGCAGCAGATGTACGCggcgcagcagcagcacctcctgCTCCAGACCgcagccctgcagcagcagcagagcctggCCGCCGTGCAGCAG aCCACGCTGTCGGGAAGCAGGCAGtcgccctccccctccccctcgcccaACGGGAGTGTCGCCCCGTCACCTGGAGTATCGCAGGCCCCG ATCACGCTGCCCAGTTCCCCGGTGACAGCCCAGCTCATCAGCCGCTCCCAGAACTCCAGCTCCACCGCCGCCGGGGGCGCCATATCCCAGCAGGCTATGCTCCTGGGCAACGGCTCGCCCACCTGCAGCCAGGCCCAGATGTACCTGCGCACCCAGATG GTGCAGAGTCTGGCTGTGCGGGCCAACCCCCCCAGTGCCCCGCCTGCAGCGCAGAGCGTCCCGCTCAAGGCCTCCTCGCAGGGGACGGCGCTGGCACCCTCGCTCCCCAAAATGTCCATATGCCCTCTGAGGCCCAGCCAGCAGCCAGAGTCCTCGGAGAGCAGCCCTGGGAGTGAGTCCCGGGCCACGGAGGTCGCCCGCCTGCCCTCTGCCCATCAGCTCATTGTGCCAA CATCGTACTCCCCCATCCAGCCTCAGGCTCTGCTGAAGCAccagctgcactgcacaccTGGCCACAAGGGAGCACACCACCAGCTCATCATACAGCAGCCTGCCGGTGCCCTCAGGCAGGTCCAACCCATAGCCCTGCGGGTCACGGCGCAAGAgactcctcccccctcccagcaCTGCGTCTCCATTCAGACCCTGACCACGCCCACCGCGGCCACTGTCCAATCGCAGCACTGCGTGGCCATCTCCACAGCGGCCCTCCCGACAGAGCCGTCACAGTCCGCCGCGCAGCAGCAGACCGTGGTCGTTTCCCCCGCAGCCCCTCAGTCGCCCACCTGCCAGTCCCCGGCCATCGTCATCCAGCCCCAGGCCGCCCTCGTCCAATCGCAGCCTCCGCCTCTGCGGCTCGGCCCCGCCCAGTTGCCCTCGCATGTCGAGTCCCTCCCCCAGACCGCGGCCATGACCACCACCACCTCGTCCGCTTCCCTCCAGGCCTCCCAGCACGTCTTCCTACCTCAGGCCACGcctccccctcccactgccCCACCCTCAGCTCCGCCCACCTCGgtgcagcccctccccctgcaggcccTGGCTGTGCCGTCAGGGCAGGTGCTGCTGTCCGAGGAGGAGCTCCCCGTGGCCGAGGCGCTGGTCCAGATGCCCTTCCAGAACCTTCCGCCTCCTCAGACCATCGCGGTGGACCTGAAGGTTCAGCCAGCTGCCCCCACAGAGCCCCCAGTG caggggcaggagctgTACGAGGTTCAGGGGACGTGCGCAGAGGAAGCGAGAGAGGATGGCCCCACGCAGGCACGCAGGAACAGGACGCCGACTCCTCCAACTCTGTCGCCACCTGCCAGGCCGGAGGGGAACTGCGAGGACTCGTCTGCCCACAAGGACAGCAATACAG cggtttctgttttttcctgcGTAACGTCGACGGGCAGCACCTCTGTGATACGGTCCCCCGGAGAGTCCCCTTATGTCaactcctccccccctcccctcctgcctgcagTGGTAAGAAGCGCCAGCCAGCCCCCCCCAGCCAGCCTCCCAGGGGGTCCTGAGAGCCAGCCCCCACAGGCGATCGTTAAACCCCACATCCTCACACACCTCATTGAGGGCTTCGTCATCCAAGAGGGGCTGGAGCCGTTCCCG GTGAGCCGCTCCTCCCTGATGGTGGACCAGCAGGCCTCGCTGCCCGACACCCAGGAGGTGAAGTCCAACGGCGGGCAGCAGCAGCCCTGCGACGCCCCCATGGACACCGAGCCCCCGGAGAACTCCACCGACTCGGACATGGATGACGCGCCCGCTGCCGAGG CAGACGGGGCGGAGGAGGGGGCCGTGGGCGTGCTGGAGTGCGAGTTCTGTGGGAAGAGGGGGTACGCGCACACCTTCCTCAGATCCAAGCGTTTCTGCTCCATGATCTGCGTACGACG GTATAACGTCAGCTGCACCAAACGCATCAGCTTGCTGAAGGCCGATAAAACGGGACGTTGGCCCCGCAGGACGGATGGGAGGCGGGGCCGTCCCCCGAGCCGGCCTGACGGGGGCTCCAGAGAGCACTTCCTCAGACAG GTGGACGTCCAGCCCTCgcgggaggaagaggaggaggaggagccccCAGTCCCCATGACGACAAGGCTGCGGCGGCAGACGGAGCTGGAGCGGGAGCGAGAGCGGGAACGGGGCCTGGTGAGGACGAGGGAGGCCTCGGGCGGCCCCCCCGGCAGCCCATCCGCCGCCCACTCCAACCCCACGCTCTGGAGCGTCCAGGAAGTCTGGTCTTTCATATACAACCTGCCAG ggTGCCAGGACATCGCTGAGGAGTTCCGCCTGCAGGAGATCGACGgccaggccctgctgctgctcaccgAGGAGCACCTGATGAGCGCCATGAACGTCCGCCTGGGCCCGGCGCTCAAGATCTGCGCCCGCATCAACTCCCTGAaggagagctag
- the phc3 gene encoding polyhomeotic-like protein 3 isoform X4 has translation MSNINSSQLPDPADSGKTDRQSPGEMDSETTVTATTAAAAATTSASTPTPTRTQAPPTSLYSAPTDRQAVQVIQQAMQRPQSMAAQYLQQMYAAQQQHLLLQTAALQQQQSLAAVQQTTLSGSRQSPSPSPSPNGSVAPSPGVSQAPITLPSSPVTAQLISRSQNSSSTAAGGAISQQAMLLGNGSPTCSQAQMYLRTQMLILTPAATVGAVQSELPVISSASSQPASTQSLAVRANPPSAPPAAQSVPLKASSQGTALAPSLPKMSICPLRPSQQPESSESSPGSESRATEVARLPSAHQLIVPTSYSPIQPQALLKHQLHCTPGHKGAHHQLIIQQPAGALRQVQPIALRVTAQETPPPSQHCVSIQTLTTPTAATVQSQHCVAISTAALPTEPSQSAAQQQTVVVSPAAPQSPTCQSPAIVIQPQAALVQSQPPPLRLGPAQLPSHVESLPQTAAMTTTTSSASLQASQHVFLPQATPPPPTAPPSAPPTSVQPLPLQALAVPSGQVLLSEEELPVAEALVQMPFQNLPPPQTIAVDLKVQPAAPTEPPVQGQELYEVQGTCAEEAREDGPTQARRNRTPTPPTLSPPARPEGNCEDSSAHKDSNTAVSVFSCVTSTGSTSVIRSPGESPYVNSSPPPLLPAVVRSASQPPPASLPGGPESQPPQAIVKPHILTHLIEGFVIQEGLEPFPVSRSSLMVDQQASLPDTQEVKSNGGQQQPCDAPMDTEPPENSTDSDMDDAPAAEADGAEEGAVGVLECEFCGKRGYAHTFLRSKRFCSMICVRRYNVSCTKRISLLKADKTGRWPRRTDGRRGRPPSRPDGGSREHFLRQVDVQPSREEEEEEEPPVPMTTRLRRQTELERERERERGLVRTREASGGPPGSPSAAHSNPTLWSVQEVWSFIYNLPGCQDIAEEFRLQEIDGQALLLLTEEHLMSAMNVRLGPALKICARINSLKES, from the exons ATGTCTAATATTAATTCCAG CCAGCTTCCTGACCCCGCCGACTCGGGAAAGACCGACAGACAGAGTCCTGGAGAGATGGACAGCGAGACGACCGTGACCGCCACGacggccgccgccgccgccactaCCAGcgcctccacccccacccccacccgtaCCCAGgctccccccacctctctctacAGCGCCCCCACCGACAGACAGGCCGTCCAG GTGATCCAGCAGGCCATGCAGCGGCCGCAGAGCATGGCGGCGCAGTACCTGCAGCAGATGTACGCggcgcagcagcagcacctcctgCTCCAGACCgcagccctgcagcagcagcagagcctggCCGCCGTGCAGCAG aCCACGCTGTCGGGAAGCAGGCAGtcgccctccccctccccctcgcccaACGGGAGTGTCGCCCCGTCACCTGGAGTATCGCAGGCCCCG ATCACGCTGCCCAGTTCCCCGGTGACAGCCCAGCTCATCAGCCGCTCCCAGAACTCCAGCTCCACCGCCGCCGGGGGCGCCATATCCCAGCAGGCTATGCTCCTGGGCAACGGCTCGCCCACCTGCAGCCAGGCCCAGATGTACCTGCGCACCCAGATG CTGATTCTGACTCCTGCTGCCACGGTGGGGGCGGTGCAGTCTGAGCTGCCAGTcatttcctctgcctcctctcagCCCGCCTCCACCCAG AGTCTGGCTGTGCGGGCCAACCCCCCCAGTGCCCCGCCTGCAGCGCAGAGCGTCCCGCTCAAGGCCTCCTCGCAGGGGACGGCGCTGGCACCCTCGCTCCCCAAAATGTCCATATGCCCTCTGAGGCCCAGCCAGCAGCCAGAGTCCTCGGAGAGCAGCCCTGGGAGTGAGTCCCGGGCCACGGAGGTCGCCCGCCTGCCCTCTGCCCATCAGCTCATTGTGCCAA CATCGTACTCCCCCATCCAGCCTCAGGCTCTGCTGAAGCAccagctgcactgcacaccTGGCCACAAGGGAGCACACCACCAGCTCATCATACAGCAGCCTGCCGGTGCCCTCAGGCAGGTCCAACCCATAGCCCTGCGGGTCACGGCGCAAGAgactcctcccccctcccagcaCTGCGTCTCCATTCAGACCCTGACCACGCCCACCGCGGCCACTGTCCAATCGCAGCACTGCGTGGCCATCTCCACAGCGGCCCTCCCGACAGAGCCGTCACAGTCCGCCGCGCAGCAGCAGACCGTGGTCGTTTCCCCCGCAGCCCCTCAGTCGCCCACCTGCCAGTCCCCGGCCATCGTCATCCAGCCCCAGGCCGCCCTCGTCCAATCGCAGCCTCCGCCTCTGCGGCTCGGCCCCGCCCAGTTGCCCTCGCATGTCGAGTCCCTCCCCCAGACCGCGGCCATGACCACCACCACCTCGTCCGCTTCCCTCCAGGCCTCCCAGCACGTCTTCCTACCTCAGGCCACGcctccccctcccactgccCCACCCTCAGCTCCGCCCACCTCGgtgcagcccctccccctgcaggcccTGGCTGTGCCGTCAGGGCAGGTGCTGCTGTCCGAGGAGGAGCTCCCCGTGGCCGAGGCGCTGGTCCAGATGCCCTTCCAGAACCTTCCGCCTCCTCAGACCATCGCGGTGGACCTGAAGGTTCAGCCAGCTGCCCCCACAGAGCCCCCAGTG caggggcaggagctgTACGAGGTTCAGGGGACGTGCGCAGAGGAAGCGAGAGAGGATGGCCCCACGCAGGCACGCAGGAACAGGACGCCGACTCCTCCAACTCTGTCGCCACCTGCCAGGCCGGAGGGGAACTGCGAGGACTCGTCTGCCCACAAGGACAGCAATACAG cggtttctgttttttcctgcGTAACGTCGACGGGCAGCACCTCTGTGATACGGTCCCCCGGAGAGTCCCCTTATGTCaactcctccccccctcccctcctgcctgcagTGGTAAGAAGCGCCAGCCAGCCCCCCCCAGCCAGCCTCCCAGGGGGTCCTGAGAGCCAGCCCCCACAGGCGATCGTTAAACCCCACATCCTCACACACCTCATTGAGGGCTTCGTCATCCAAGAGGGGCTGGAGCCGTTCCCG GTGAGCCGCTCCTCCCTGATGGTGGACCAGCAGGCCTCGCTGCCCGACACCCAGGAGGTGAAGTCCAACGGCGGGCAGCAGCAGCCCTGCGACGCCCCCATGGACACCGAGCCCCCGGAGAACTCCACCGACTCGGACATGGATGACGCGCCCGCTGCCGAGG CAGACGGGGCGGAGGAGGGGGCCGTGGGCGTGCTGGAGTGCGAGTTCTGTGGGAAGAGGGGGTACGCGCACACCTTCCTCAGATCCAAGCGTTTCTGCTCCATGATCTGCGTACGACG GTATAACGTCAGCTGCACCAAACGCATCAGCTTGCTGAAGGCCGATAAAACGGGACGTTGGCCCCGCAGGACGGATGGGAGGCGGGGCCGTCCCCCGAGCCGGCCTGACGGGGGCTCCAGAGAGCACTTCCTCAGACAG GTGGACGTCCAGCCCTCgcgggaggaagaggaggaggaggagccccCAGTCCCCATGACGACAAGGCTGCGGCGGCAGACGGAGCTGGAGCGGGAGCGAGAGCGGGAACGGGGCCTGGTGAGGACGAGGGAGGCCTCGGGCGGCCCCCCCGGCAGCCCATCCGCCGCCCACTCCAACCCCACGCTCTGGAGCGTCCAGGAAGTCTGGTCTTTCATATACAACCTGCCAG ggTGCCAGGACATCGCTGAGGAGTTCCGCCTGCAGGAGATCGACGgccaggccctgctgctgctcaccgAGGAGCACCTGATGAGCGCCATGAACGTCCGCCTGGGCCCGGCGCTCAAGATCTGCGCCCGCATCAACTCCCTGAaggagagctag
- the phc3 gene encoding polyhomeotic-like protein 3 isoform X2: MSNINSRQLPDPADSGKTDRQSPGEMDSETTVTATTAAAAATTSASTPTPTRTQAPPTSLYSAPTDRQAVQVIQQAMQRPQSMAAQYLQQMYAAQQQHLLLQTAALQQQQSLAAVQQTTLSGSRQSPSPSPSPNGSVAPSPGVSQAPITLPSSPVTAQLISRSQNSSSTAAGGAISQQAMLLGNGSPTCSQAQMYLRTQMLILTPAATVGAVQSELPVISSASSQPASTQVQSLAVRANPPSAPPAAQSVPLKASSQGTALAPSLPKMSICPLRPSQQPESSESSPGSESRATEVARLPSAHQLIVPTSYSPIQPQALLKHQLHCTPGHKGAHHQLIIQQPAGALRQVQPIALRVTAQETPPPSQHCVSIQTLTTPTAATVQSQHCVAISTAALPTEPSQSAAQQQTVVVSPAAPQSPTCQSPAIVIQPQAALVQSQPPPLRLGPAQLPSHVESLPQTAAMTTTTSSASLQASQHVFLPQATPPPPTAPPSAPPTSVQPLPLQALAVPSGQVLLSEEELPVAEALVQMPFQNLPPPQTIAVDLKVQPAAPTEPPVQGQELYEVQGTCAEEAREDGPTQARRNRTPTPPTLSPPARPEGNCEDSSAHKDSNTAVSVFSCVTSTGSTSVIRSPGESPYVNSSPPPLLPAVVRSASQPPPASLPGGPESQPPQAIVKPHILTHLIEGFVIQEGLEPFPVSRSSLMVDQQASLPDTQEVKSNGGQQQPCDAPMDTEPPENSTDSDMDDAPAAEADGAEEGAVGVLECEFCGKRGYAHTFLRSKRFCSMICVRRYNVSCTKRISLLKADKTGRWPRRTDGRRGRPPSRPDGGSREHFLRQVDVQPSREEEEEEEPPVPMTTRLRRQTELERERERERGLVRTREASGGPPGSPSAAHSNPTLWSVQEVWSFIYNLPGCQDIAEEFRLQEIDGQALLLLTEEHLMSAMNVRLGPALKICARINSLKES; the protein is encoded by the exons ATGTCTAATATTAATTCCAGGCAG CTTCCTGACCCCGCCGACTCGGGAAAGACCGACAGACAGAGTCCTGGAGAGATGGACAGCGAGACGACCGTGACCGCCACGacggccgccgccgccgccactaCCAGcgcctccacccccacccccacccgtaCCCAGgctccccccacctctctctacAGCGCCCCCACCGACAGACAGGCCGTCCAG GTGATCCAGCAGGCCATGCAGCGGCCGCAGAGCATGGCGGCGCAGTACCTGCAGCAGATGTACGCggcgcagcagcagcacctcctgCTCCAGACCgcagccctgcagcagcagcagagcctggCCGCCGTGCAGCAG aCCACGCTGTCGGGAAGCAGGCAGtcgccctccccctccccctcgcccaACGGGAGTGTCGCCCCGTCACCTGGAGTATCGCAGGCCCCG ATCACGCTGCCCAGTTCCCCGGTGACAGCCCAGCTCATCAGCCGCTCCCAGAACTCCAGCTCCACCGCCGCCGGGGGCGCCATATCCCAGCAGGCTATGCTCCTGGGCAACGGCTCGCCCACCTGCAGCCAGGCCCAGATGTACCTGCGCACCCAGATG CTGATTCTGACTCCTGCTGCCACGGTGGGGGCGGTGCAGTCTGAGCTGCCAGTcatttcctctgcctcctctcagCCCGCCTCCACCCAG GTGCAGAGTCTGGCTGTGCGGGCCAACCCCCCCAGTGCCCCGCCTGCAGCGCAGAGCGTCCCGCTCAAGGCCTCCTCGCAGGGGACGGCGCTGGCACCCTCGCTCCCCAAAATGTCCATATGCCCTCTGAGGCCCAGCCAGCAGCCAGAGTCCTCGGAGAGCAGCCCTGGGAGTGAGTCCCGGGCCACGGAGGTCGCCCGCCTGCCCTCTGCCCATCAGCTCATTGTGCCAA CATCGTACTCCCCCATCCAGCCTCAGGCTCTGCTGAAGCAccagctgcactgcacaccTGGCCACAAGGGAGCACACCACCAGCTCATCATACAGCAGCCTGCCGGTGCCCTCAGGCAGGTCCAACCCATAGCCCTGCGGGTCACGGCGCAAGAgactcctcccccctcccagcaCTGCGTCTCCATTCAGACCCTGACCACGCCCACCGCGGCCACTGTCCAATCGCAGCACTGCGTGGCCATCTCCACAGCGGCCCTCCCGACAGAGCCGTCACAGTCCGCCGCGCAGCAGCAGACCGTGGTCGTTTCCCCCGCAGCCCCTCAGTCGCCCACCTGCCAGTCCCCGGCCATCGTCATCCAGCCCCAGGCCGCCCTCGTCCAATCGCAGCCTCCGCCTCTGCGGCTCGGCCCCGCCCAGTTGCCCTCGCATGTCGAGTCCCTCCCCCAGACCGCGGCCATGACCACCACCACCTCGTCCGCTTCCCTCCAGGCCTCCCAGCACGTCTTCCTACCTCAGGCCACGcctccccctcccactgccCCACCCTCAGCTCCGCCCACCTCGgtgcagcccctccccctgcaggcccTGGCTGTGCCGTCAGGGCAGGTGCTGCTGTCCGAGGAGGAGCTCCCCGTGGCCGAGGCGCTGGTCCAGATGCCCTTCCAGAACCTTCCGCCTCCTCAGACCATCGCGGTGGACCTGAAGGTTCAGCCAGCTGCCCCCACAGAGCCCCCAGTG caggggcaggagctgTACGAGGTTCAGGGGACGTGCGCAGAGGAAGCGAGAGAGGATGGCCCCACGCAGGCACGCAGGAACAGGACGCCGACTCCTCCAACTCTGTCGCCACCTGCCAGGCCGGAGGGGAACTGCGAGGACTCGTCTGCCCACAAGGACAGCAATACAG cggtttctgttttttcctgcGTAACGTCGACGGGCAGCACCTCTGTGATACGGTCCCCCGGAGAGTCCCCTTATGTCaactcctccccccctcccctcctgcctgcagTGGTAAGAAGCGCCAGCCAGCCCCCCCCAGCCAGCCTCCCAGGGGGTCCTGAGAGCCAGCCCCCACAGGCGATCGTTAAACCCCACATCCTCACACACCTCATTGAGGGCTTCGTCATCCAAGAGGGGCTGGAGCCGTTCCCG GTGAGCCGCTCCTCCCTGATGGTGGACCAGCAGGCCTCGCTGCCCGACACCCAGGAGGTGAAGTCCAACGGCGGGCAGCAGCAGCCCTGCGACGCCCCCATGGACACCGAGCCCCCGGAGAACTCCACCGACTCGGACATGGATGACGCGCCCGCTGCCGAGG CAGACGGGGCGGAGGAGGGGGCCGTGGGCGTGCTGGAGTGCGAGTTCTGTGGGAAGAGGGGGTACGCGCACACCTTCCTCAGATCCAAGCGTTTCTGCTCCATGATCTGCGTACGACG GTATAACGTCAGCTGCACCAAACGCATCAGCTTGCTGAAGGCCGATAAAACGGGACGTTGGCCCCGCAGGACGGATGGGAGGCGGGGCCGTCCCCCGAGCCGGCCTGACGGGGGCTCCAGAGAGCACTTCCTCAGACAG GTGGACGTCCAGCCCTCgcgggaggaagaggaggaggaggagccccCAGTCCCCATGACGACAAGGCTGCGGCGGCAGACGGAGCTGGAGCGGGAGCGAGAGCGGGAACGGGGCCTGGTGAGGACGAGGGAGGCCTCGGGCGGCCCCCCCGGCAGCCCATCCGCCGCCCACTCCAACCCCACGCTCTGGAGCGTCCAGGAAGTCTGGTCTTTCATATACAACCTGCCAG ggTGCCAGGACATCGCTGAGGAGTTCCGCCTGCAGGAGATCGACGgccaggccctgctgctgctcaccgAGGAGCACCTGATGAGCGCCATGAACGTCCGCCTGGGCCCGGCGCTCAAGATCTGCGCCCGCATCAACTCCCTGAaggagagctag